Proteins from a genomic interval of Nocardioidaceae bacterium:
- the rbfA gene encoding 30S ribosome-binding factor RbfA codes for MSNPRVRRIADRIKVIVAEMLERRVKDPRLGFVTVTDVRVSGDGQHATIFYTVLGEDADRAGTEVALASAKGVIRKEVGSQLGTRTVPTLEFVADALPENARQIEDLLSRVRESDAARAAEVAGAAYAGEPDPYRKPHADDDFDDLDDPDED; via the coding sequence ATGAGCAACCCACGCGTACGCCGCATCGCCGACCGCATCAAGGTCATCGTCGCCGAGATGCTCGAGCGCCGCGTCAAGGACCCGCGACTCGGGTTCGTCACCGTGACCGACGTACGCGTCTCCGGCGACGGCCAGCACGCCACGATCTTCTACACGGTGCTCGGCGAGGACGCCGACCGCGCCGGCACCGAGGTCGCCCTGGCCTCGGCCAAGGGCGTCATCCGCAAGGAGGTCGGCAGCCAGCTCGGCACCCGCACGGTGCCGACGCTGGAGTTCGTCGCCGACGCGCTGCCGGAGAACGCCCGGCAGATCGAGGACCTGCTGAGCCGTGTCCGCGAGTCCGACGCGGCGCGAGCCGCCGAGGTGGCGGGGGCGGCGTACGCCGGCGAGCCGGACCCGTACCGCAAGCCCCATGCCGACGACGACTTCGACGACCTCGACGACCCCGACGAGGACTGA